The Plasmodium vivax chromosome 12, whole genome shotgun sequence genomic interval TTGTTATAAATAGATCAGATAGCATTCCCCTCCTATTCGAAGCTGCAAACAGTTGAACGTTTTAACCCCTCCCCAACCCCTGCAAAAGTGAGAAATTAAGGTATGCGCGTAAATTTGtataggcaaaaaaaaaaaaaaaatagctgcaAGGGTATTGTACTGTTGCTGCCGTATGGTCCTGACCCTACGACGGACATGCTgcgtggtttttttttccccaccaaGTGAACGCAACACTTGTGTATGATTGTGGTCAGCCCATGTATGAACAAATCGTGGAGCGCGCCCCGGGAAATGGGACCGCCTGAATAGCCCTCACATGCATGTCACATCACACTGCGGTCAAGCGAAGCTGCGTATGCGCCCATCCGCCTAACGGCGCAACTGCttaaccgctcaaccgctcaaccCCCTAACCGCTCAACCCCCTAACCGCTCTACCGCAATTAaacccccctccccctttgcactGCCAAAGGTGTGCACGGCCGAAAGCATGGCGGCGAAGATTCGATACAGCGTCCACACGACGAACAAGTACTCCGTGTTCGATACGGACAACtcagatgaagaaaatgaaaacaaagcATTGAAGGAAGCCAAGAAGCGCGAAATAAATAGTGCCTATGAGGAGAGGTCCCACAGCAACAACCCAGGTAACATGAGCGAGGGGGCCAACCGCACAGGTGTAGTGGCCCGTCTGTATACGTTTACTTGTCCCATTTGTATTCCATTGAGGGAAGTTACACGCAGAGCAGGTGTGCGTACGGTTATGCGGTGCAATTGTGTATACCTGTctggggtaaaaaaatggaaagttTTTTTCACGCACGAGAGGAATTCTGCACACTGTGTGATGTGTGACTTTATCCGGAGTTAACACAACCCCGTAGAATGTTATAAGCAAAGTTTGGAGCTTCCATCAAACGTAGCCCCCCCATCTGGGGGGTACCCCACAATTAACGCTTGACATACCTGTGATTGTTTTCTCCGCTCCccttgtagaaaaaaaaaagataaccGAAATAAAGGACCACAAGCCAACCGTGGCTTCTAAAGATGTCAGTGCGAAAAAGGTCAGCGCGTACAACGACCGGTATAGCAAATACCCTGTCTCTTCCATCAACGAGTTACATGAAAGTAGCCAAGGAAGAAGCAACCGAGAGAGTTACCACCTAAGGGGAAATAATATAAGAAGTAAATTCCCTCGCAAGAGAGGAGTGGGAGGTGGCGTCGGCGCAGGATACAGTAACACATCCACGAATATCTTATCCAGCAGTAATTACTACAGAGGTTCGAGGGCCCATGACTATAAGATGGGGACCGACAGGAGGAACTACAACTCTTCGTATAATTATAGCAAGTTCGACCACAGGGAGGTAGGTGTCAACAGGGCGTCATCCGTAGGTGCACCTGACGTTGCATCCGTTTACGCAGATGCAGTGCCTACGTGAGAGTTTCCACCATGCGAGTACGCACACTAACCaaccgctaacccccccATTAATTAACACATCACCCTGCAGAGAATCTTCAACGAGCGGAACGATAGCAGAGGCAAACATGAAAGTACAAAGAGAGAAACACACGTAGAGTccataagtaaaaataacgAAGAGAGCACCAACGTGGCCAGGAAACATGACTCGGTTACGATTGATTATGATTTGTATAGGAAACAACAGgagaagaaattaatttcCAATAAGAATGTGATGGAGAGTACAGATaagaaggcgaaaaaaaatacttcgaATGGTGAAAAGAGCAAAGTTACAACACATGGTACGAGCTCGAGCAAACGAAATGACCATGCGGATGATGAAACAAAGGCAGATCATCCGAAGAGGAAAGCAATAAATGTTTATCAGTACATTTtggaagaagggggaagagtTGATAGGATCCCAGGATTTCGCAGAGGGTATCGAAGCTATAAAAAATCGGATGAAGCCAATTGGAATAGTAGGATGGAAGGCAAGGCGAAAATACAGATAGACGAGAAGCTTTTTAAGAAGAGAGACCCGCCCAACATCAACGATGCGCGAGCCTTCCCCTCCTTGACCAGCAAATGATGCCAATTCggagttttttttgtacatgtatatgtatttgtgtatatgtatttgtACATGCCTATTTGCCCACGCGTATATACTCGTGCGTATATACTTATGCGAATTTGCCCATGCGTATTTGCCCATGCGTATTTGCCCATGCGTATATACTCATGCGAATTTGCCCACGCGAATTTGCCAATGCGCCTGCATAAGCGTACTTACCTGTACGCATGCATGTGTGCAAGTCTCTGTCCAAATGTGAAACAACcgtatttttaagaaaaaaattattttttttatttttttaaaaattaaactgaAATGAAGctcatatgaatatttttttgttccaagAGTGGTTGGCATAGAAGATCATTTCCCGGGGGGACACATCATTCTCGCTGTAAAGCGGTAGTTACACACTCGTACgatagcaatttttttgttagcCCCCCCGGTGTAGGCGTACTTTTCCGAGCATGGCAGCTTCCCCTACGCGCAGATAAATAAGACTAATTTGTGGCTGCCTTTTTTCTCAGcgtgcgcaaaaaaatttgagcAAAATTTGCGAGTTCTTACTTTATTAGGGGGACTATACCATGTATGCcacccatttggaaaaatccACTGCGGTATACATCACCGGGGTGGTCATACGTATGTGAAGTGAAACACGGGAAGGGACAAAATCAACAGGTGGTACCGCGTGccacgtgaaaaaaaaagcctcTTCCACTTGGTGTTTCCATTTCTTAAGCGTGCCCCCTTTGGTCACActatcaaaatgggaaagagTTAAAACatcttaattttgtttaataataaaagtttttttttttttcttttttaaaaaaaaaaaaaaataataaaaaaaaaaaaacgaatagtatggaataaaaataaaggataaaaaaaaaaaaatctatattttaaaattgaaaaaaaaaaaggtgcataCTCATAATATGACAAATGCGTTCGAACAAAACACGCGACAATTTCGGTTTGCGCTTCGCAGATAGTCATAACGATTTTGATGACGCATGAGCACACGAAAATGTCTGTACGCAcgtgtgtacgtacatgtgcaGGTGTGCAGCTGGCCGTTATTACTTTCCCCTCTCGCACAGGAAGATGCTTGTACTGTCTGTAAAAGTAAACACACCTACGTATTTTATGGGGCGCGCGTTTGGGCACTCCCGGGcatcatcttcttcttcttcctcctcttccgcttcttcgtTCACTAATTTGAGATCCTCCGAACTGTAGTGCTTTCTTTTGTCACGCAATCCTTGCGGATCTAAGGGTAGGGGCGCTCgcacatttgggggggaggcgcaccTTCAATTCAAGCTGGTTTTTAAATGTCTAACTCTGGGAATTACGCTATGCATCCCCCCGGGCTTTCCTTTCCCCAATTTGGCACTCCAcacgtaaaaataattagaaaaatgaatcgctttttcctttccacaCTTTAATGATATAACGATAAATGGAGGCATAATCCACCAGGGGCGTGacaaacaaaacaaaaaagtgacaaaaaaaaaaaaaaaaaatcgagggaggcaaaatgataaagcgagatggaacatttttttttaaatcctattttttaacaagATATGCTGCTAACGAACTAAACTGATTGAGCCAATTGGGgacttcatttttgttttcttcctttcgaGTTGGTTCGCTTAACTCATTGGAGGCACCATTCTCCTGGTTCAGCTGGGTGGCAGAGTTATTCTGGGCTGCTATAACCCCTTTTTGAGCGTTAAGATCACTGCGGGATGGCACGACCTGCGTTGTCACTGCTGCGGTTGCATCGGGCTTGTTCGCATTGGGGAAGCCACCATAGTTGTTACTGCTGCCGTGGGGCACGTTGTTAGCTACGAGGAGGTTATTCTTCCTCACCCCTTGTGCGTTCTTGAACGTGTTGCTGTGAAGCGGGAAATTATTATTCACTACGTTGCCTGGGCCACCACCTCCCCCCTGCTTAGCAAAATCGCCATAAAGACCACCGTGGTTGTTTCCGTTAATGTTACTGTTCATCATTCGCCCGGCACCCACCGCTGCAACTGAGCTGGGAAACTTGTTCTGATGATGGTTCAAATTTTGAAAGTTCTTGTTCACATGGGTTTGGCTGGCATTGGTCACGGGGGATTGTTGCAGATTAAAATTGGCAGCCACGCCAGGTTGGGCAGCCATACCAGGTTGGGCAGCCATACCAGTCTGAGCGGCCACACCATCCTGCAGCTGCGTCCCCAACATTGctacaccattttttttatcgaaAAATTGCGGGTTATAACAGACAACCCCCAGGAagatattattaaaattgttcgAGCTGTTTCCACCTCCAAAGCTGTTAACACCTCCAACGGAGTTGCagaattctttaaaaatgggacTTCCCGGAAAGATAAGATACATATGCCAGTCATCACTTGTGGAGGACAACCCTACTCTATCCTTactattaaaataatttctataGGCATCCAAAATGGATTCGTCTTCTTTGTTCTCTATTTGGAAATAATACGTGGCTTCTATTTTGGGAAgagttttcatttttttccggTGACTTATAACTATGCTGGAGATGCCATTGttcagaaatttttttacatccccGTTTAGGGCATATCCGATGACGctcagattttttttattcttcatttCGAGGGTTCCTTTCCACAGGGCGTACTTTACATTGCTAGTGGGGCTGTTCAATCCCGTGTTGGGGATGGAACCTCCACTGCTATGCATGCCAGTTAAGAGTTTATCATTTCCGTGGAGCTGCCCCCCTTCCTTGTTTGCTATCCCACTGTTCAGCATGTGGTGCTTGTTCGGTTCTTTCAAAGTGGGAGaattcttcccccctgttAAAAGGTTATTCTGTTCGGAGTGGTACAGTGGGGCACCAGGATTGGTACCACTTGCACTCATGAGGGTATTATTCCCCTTGAATTCGTTACTAACCACACTGCTATTATGCGTGTTGCTTATTGTATTGGTAGCGATTGTGATGTCTACGGCGGGCCTGTTAAAGACGTGCTGGGCGCACTGCCTCAAATGGACACACAGGTAGAGTTTTATCCTGGGGGGTTTGTTCATGCCATCCTTAACTGATGATTGTGACATTTCTTCCAgttgcttattttttgcgTCTCCAAGAGGTTTATTCATCATTTTATTCTCTTCGTGCGTCCTTATCAACTTGTTAATCTCTACGTCGTTGCCGCTTCCGCTGGGCAGGCCGCTCAAACTGCTCGCGCCGCCCAAGTGGACGTTCTCCATGGAGTTGCTTCCGGCTGTGCGGAGTCGCTTGTTTGCAtgctgtgggggggaagaagaggggggaaatgagCAGGGGTGGACAGATGTGAACAGAAGTAGGAAACGATACGAATAAGTAACACAACGCATGTGTGCAATGGAAAATTTCCTAATGGTGCGAAGTAATCCTACCCCGTGTTCCCTAAAACTGGCTGCCTCCGAGTCGTACGGGTTGACGCTATCATCATTTGGGATGACATCCTaaggggacaaaaaaaaagggtaagaAAATGGTCGCAGGGGGTAGCAGATATTCGGagatgcacacaaaaaatataagccTATGGATATGCACTAAatggagggggagcaaaatAATCAGAGCATCGCTTATGCGGTCACGCAAAATTACATTTCTCGCCATGCGCTTGTTACTGTTGGGGTATCTGTTGTTGTAGAACTGGTTGTTCCGATTCATTTTTCGGCTGAACTTGTTGCCGCCGTTCGCGGGGCCAGTCATGTTTGCGCCGCTGTTCATGCCGCCACTATTGTTACCACCGCTGTTGTTGCTGCCCATGTAGGGGTAGTTGTTATAAATGCCACTTTCATCCTCATCGTTATCGTCATCTACTTTGTTGTTGTACCTTTTGAAATCAATTCGTAAAGCTCTTCCATCTACAGAAATACataattaggaaaaaaaaaagaggagtaATAAATGTGTGCCTAGCCGTAGATTTAAtgggaatattttttgtgaagaaCGGATTGAAGGTGTAACTAAACGTGAGACAATGCTGCGGGGCACAGCGGAATGCAGAGGGGGATCATCTGAATAACAGGAGAGGTGCCACGGTACGGCTGAAGCTGCGCCCTTGGCCGCTATCGCAGAGATGGCAGTGATGAGTGCTATGGCGGATGAAACGACCAAGcggaaacgcaaaaaaaaaaagaaatgaagaagaggagaaacGGAGTGACGAAGAAACGAAGCAACGGAGCAAACGTGCAAACCCCCAAACAGTCGCAGTCATAGCCACAATCACTGCCACCGCCACGGTGACGCGCGAAACTCATTCGCATGAAGGATTACTTAGAAACTTCCCGTTCATTTGCTTTAGACATCTCTTAGCCTCCTCGGGAGCGCTAAACAGAACGTGGGCATATATGGCATACGGTCCGATACTTGTGTTCACTTTAAGGTTTATACTTTCGATAGAACCAAATTGTTTGAATAAGTCCAACAGTTCACTTTCTTTTGTCTCTTTTGATATGTTTTTTACGCACAAAATTCTAAGCGCCCTTTCATCATATCTACTCTCAAACTCTTTTTTACTAGTATTCAAACTAGTTTGGTTTTGTATTTGCACATCGGTCATTTAGTCGAAActttacagaaaaaataaaaaaaaaaaaggctaaaaaaaaagatacgtCATTTGAAAATTCGCGTAACGAAATGAACCTTCTTTTTGTCCCTTTATCAAACTTTTCCGTttccctgttttttttttttttttttttttttaaaaactttataaattatttcccACTGAAGgggttataaaatataaaaggatattaaaaaaaaaaaaaaaaaaaaaataggatttatttttgtgtggtttttattttttttttttacttattttgtTAACAAATCGACGAAGGCTAATTTTCTATGGAGAATTTGGAACGTTGCACTGGGGAAAATTACTTTTGTTGTATTATTCTTAGCTATaggcgcaaaaaataattctgaaatattttcttatcGCTTCtggtatatattaaaatgtacaggggtgtgtgtgtgtgtgctaCGTGTATAGTTGTATATATACGCGTAAATATGCACTAGGGTgattggggaaaaaaaattgtgacaAAAAATAGAGGTATGTGTTATTTTGGAAGTTTTCCTGCAAACTGTTTGGTAATCTCCGGTGGCATTTTTCTTACtcgcacatgtatatacatacacatatgctCATTCACGCACGTATAATTATATGCTTGGACGAACGCGCGTGTGCGCACGTATGAATTGTATACGTAAACACTTCTATTTGTGCGAACGTGAAGAAGAGCGCCTCTCCTTTTCTGTTCTATTTCAaatcattttccttttgctattCCACATATGTGCGATGCGTGTAAAAAATGGCCCTACACTTTAAAGGATGTGCAAGACGGGGGAAGGAGCACCGTTCCAACCGAGTGTTCCCACTGCATGTACCACTGAAATAGCAGCGTTCTTTGCGTGTACAAATCGGCAAAGTGAAGGggtatatatacaaatgcGCAGGTATGAAGGTGTGTAtggtatatacatatatattacatacatacatatatatatatgtatacataataCATGTGTGCGCTGGTTCGCTATACTTAAATATGCTTAATTGCTGTGCTCCCTTTCAGCTATTCTGTATGTTGATTACGCTTTGCACATTAAATGgggaaaacacaaaaaatttacagAGTAATAATACAAGCTGGCCTATTCAAATTCAACTTTAAATTAAAACGTCATTTTGTACCTTTCGCGTTGGCTAAGCAAATGTTCGTTTTGCGCTTTAGATAAacgtatttatttaaaatgcaaAGCATCAGCAGCCTTATTGCgttatggaaaaaaaaaacatacgcaaaaaaataaataaataaaataaacaaattcaATTCGGCTTACATCACATTTAAGGTTTTCTTCTAACGTgaacctttttctttatacatGTGTTTGCTATTGAGAGATTCAGGAATTGAATTTCGCGTTCAAGTATGTCATTTGCCTGCTTTCGATGACaatctacattttttatctttttatgcGTTATTGCGTCGCAAGAAGGCATGTATACTATTATATTATACTAATTTACTTTTACAGtcattcacaaaaaaaaaaagaaggctgGGTTCAAAGCAAAAggatatattattttttaaatgttgaATCCTGCCATTTTACGCGTTTACATATTTCTTAAAGACTTTGCCGCAGTACGCTTCGCAAGTTGAGTTCACTcgatttaaagaaaattcaTATTCATGTTTTCTTTCTTTGCGTTtaacgtatgtacgtacaacttgcgaaaaaaatgaatatgatGAGGTGAAGCGGAAAGTACGCCAGCCAGGCATGTAGGTACTGAATACTTAATTAAATGGTATAcataaaatgtacataatgaacatatatacttgcagaatatatatattacatttggGAGTTTCGcgcaaaaagaaataaataaggGTTTTCGtttcatatatttgtttCGTAATCCGTTTTACGCGTTTATATGCGGTTATctgattaaaaaatg includes:
- a CDS encoding hypothetical protein, conserved (encoded by transcript PVX_118200A), with the translated sequence MAAKIRYSVHTTNKYSVFDTDNSDEENENKALKEAKKREINSAYEERSHSNNPEKKKITEIKDHKPTVASKDVSAKKVSAYNDRYSKYPVSSINELHESSQGRSNRESYHLRGNNIRSKFPRKRGVGGGVGAGYSNTSTNILSSSNYYRGSRAHDYKMGTDRRNYNSSYNYSKFDHRERIFNERNDSRGKHESTKRETHVESISKNNEESTNVARKHDSVTIDYDLYRKQQEKKLISNKNVMESTDKKAKKNTSNGEKSKVTTHGTSSSKRNDHADDETKADHPKRKAINVYQYILEEGGRVDRIPGFRRGYRSYKKSDEANWNSRMEGKAKIQIDEKLFKKRDPPNINDARAFPSLTSK
- a CDS encoding hypothetical protein, conserved (encoded by transcript PVX_118205A), producing the protein MTDVQIQNQTSLNTSKKEFESRYDERALRILCVKNISKETKESELLDLFKQFGSIESINLKVNTSIGPYAIYAHVLFSAPEEAKRCLKQMNGKFLNGRALRIDFKRYNNKVDDDNDEDESGIYNNYPYMGSNNSGGNNSGGMNSGANMTGPANGGNKFSRKMNRNNQFYNNRYPNSNKRMARNDVIPNDDSVNPYDSEAASFREHGHANKRLRTAGSNSMENVHLGGASSLSGLPSGSGNDVEINKLIRTHEENKMMNKPLGDAKNKQLEEMSQSSVKDGMNKPPRIKLYLCVHLRQCAQHVFNRPAVDITIATNTISNTHNSSVVSNEFKGNNTLMSASGTNPGAPLYHSEQNNLLTGGKNSPTLKEPNKHHMLNSGIANKEGGQLHGNDKLLTGMHSSGGSIPNTGLNSPTSNVKYALWKGTLEMKNKKNLSVIGYALNGDVKKFLNNGISSIVISHRKKMKTLPKIEATYYFQIENKEDESILDAYRNYFNSKDRVGLSSTSDDWHMYLIFPGSPIFKEFCNSVGGVNSFGGGNSSNNFNNIFLGVVCYNPQFFDKKNGVAMLGTQLQDGVAAQTGMAAQPGMAAQPGVAANFNLQQSPVTNASQTHVNKNFQNLNHHQNKFPSSVAAVGAGRMMNSNINGNNHGGLYGDFAKQGGGGGPGNVVNNNFPLHSNTFKNAQGVRKNNLLVANNVPHGSSNNYGGFPNANKPDATAAVTTQVVPSRSDLNAQKGVIAAQNNSATQLNQENGASNELSEPTRKEENKNEVPNWLNQFSSLAAYLVKK